Sequence from the Muntiacus reevesi chromosome 9, mMunRee1.1, whole genome shotgun sequence genome:
CAGTTATGAAACAGGGATTATAGTCTATGTTACTGTTAATATTAAATGTGATACATTAAACTATGACTGCATGATTGGGATATACTGTAATTCTTTTGAGCAGCAGAGTGATATCttcagaataagactgaaaaggcAATTTGGGCTGCTTCAGGAGAACtaattttggaggccagaataaaCCTGGAGAGATTTGTTAGGAGGTTATCACAgtggaccagaaaaaaaaaaaaaagtatagcagaaaaaaaatagaagggattgcaatttgtgatatattttgaaagtagcatcaataggatttttttaatttttatgagtgAAAATTAAGTGAAGAGCACTGAAATTTTTATCTgaagaataacatggaaaattATACCATTGAGCAAGATAAATAGgtaataattctttaaattttgtatagGTAATGCCTATGTTTATTGTGGAAAAATCAAAAAGTTTGTTCTATaaatattagttcagttcagttcagactctttgtgaccccaagaaccacagcatgccaggcctccgtgtccatcaccaactcccggagtttacaaaTATTAAATTGCATTCAATTGGATGTCCACAATTAGAGATATATAGTTTGAAAATTAGGGGAAACCCAGGGTCTGAAGGCACAAAATTAGACTGTTGCAGTGTTTATTGGTCAGGAAAAGGGAAGCATTCACTTAAAGACCTAAGAAGTATCAGTGAGGTCTGGGGCAATTCAGGACAGAAACCTTTTCATGATTTGATCTACTCACATTGATTATGTAATTACCTTGAGTGAGTCTCACTTTTACACTTTGTGACTTCACTGaagtccatttctgtcctttcttgctaattcactttaaaaaaattcagctgAAGCATTAATTCTGGAAATTCTTCTCTGATTCTCTTTTGATTGATATATCCCTGTAATGTGACTCTTAACTTCTGTGAATATCCTTATAACTTAATGCATGGGTCTGGAATTGTCTGATCCCTAGTTGTGTGCTATATCATGAGGTCAAGGAACTCTATGTTATTCAACTTGGCAATTAGAATGTCAATAACACATtggacatgaaaagattctccacactCGTTCTTATAATTGAATTTGTAACGAAGGATGAAAATTATAATTCACTTAAAAACTTCCCCCTTGTTCTGTAGGCTCACTGCCTCTAACACGTGAACACGGCACCTACACAGACTAGATGGAACCGAGGAGCAACGTGACTTACTTCATCCTCTCGGGCCTCACACAGAAGCCGAAGGAGCAGAAAGTCCTCTTTGTTCTGTTCTTGTTCTTCTACGTCTTCACTGTAGTGGGCAACCTGCTCATCGTTGCGACTGTAGCTGTCAGCAAGACCCTGAACTCaccgatgtacttttttcttgctagtttATCATTTATAGATCTAGTTTATTCCTCTTCTGCTTCCCCCAgattgatttcagacttgttcttTGGGGAGAATACCATATCCTTTGAATCCTGTATGACCCAgctgtttacagagcactttttaGGTGGATCTGAGATAtcccttctgctggtgatggcctatgaccgctacgtggccatctgtaagcccttgcattatctggtgatcatgaggcagagggtgtgtgttgcGCTGCTGCTGGCGTCCTTtgttggaggttttctgcactcaaTTATTCAAGTTGGCACTGTTTatgggctcccattctgtggtcCCAATGTCATTGACCACTTTATGTGTGACATGTTCCCCTTATTGaaactcgtctgtactgacaTCTTTGCCATCGGCATTTTAGAGgtggccaatggaggactgaGCTCTGCTATAGTTTTTCTGCTCTTACTCGTGtcctacggagtcatcctgcgctctctgaagaacctgagtcaggaagggaggcggaaagccctccagacctgtggctcccacatcactgtggttgtctgcttctttgttccctgcattttcatgtatGCAAGACCGgctaagaccttccccattgacaaatcactgagtgtgttttatacagtcataagccccatgctgaacccattaaTCTATAGTCTAAGAAGTTCTGAGATCATGAATGCTATAAAGAATCTCTGGACAAAAAAAGTGAGATCAAGTAGCAAATAAGTGCATTGTGCATTACAGAGAAAGTAGTTTAACACAGAATTTACTTCAAATATCAAAGTCTACTGTTGTGatgaaaacttttcttttctctgaagaatTTATCATGAGTTTTGTTAAAGAATAGAATATTTGTTTATGTTATTAATAGTAGTTACCCTCCTTGAATGTAAACATCAATGTCTAGTTTATCACTGCAACTGGAAAGTTGAAATGCATTTAAAACAGAGTCAATAAGTCATATGTAATGTGTTGGTCAGAATTACAAAAGTAATTAGCTAATATGCATTACTTTtattactttctcattttttgtaaCCATATTCTTACCTTTAATCCTCACTTTTTATTGcactaattaaaatattttatactatatattCTATCCTCTTCATTCACTTTTATTTGCTACATATGAAAATTTAGTGTAACAGTTTCCTTTATATAGGAAATTGAAAGTATGATGGATAatagtaaatgttaaaaaatagaatCCCTACAGAAATAGAATCATGTAAAATGTACCTCCTGTCCAACCAATATCAGAGTTTCCCAGTTTTTCCAGATGCAGTCACTATACTGTTTCTAAGATTACTCAAATAATAATTTTTGCAAAagaagcatattttcatgtgtgtttGCCTGTATATCTCTGTGTATAAATTTCCATTTTGCAGCTCAGATTTCTTAAGATCTTTCCATACAGTCTTCACAGATCTAATTCATTCTGGTTTTCTCATACTGCTCAGCTTCTTTAAAAGTCTCCAAAATTTAGGTATCCAGTTTTCTTCaagttcattctctttttctacaataaataattctgcaaagaagtctttttaaaattttctcagcatgaatttctagaagtggaattgttgagtCAAGTGttatgtgtatttaaaatattgatattcaaaaaaaatattgatattcATAGTTATTGCAAAAATGTCATTATGAGCTTGAACAAACTTATTACTCTCCTcactttgaaaaatacattttcaaacaaCATGCTGAACCACTAGGGCTTGATAAACATCTATGGTATATGAAAATGTGATTAAACAAATTGTTTCATTTGTATACTTTAATTGATATTCAATAAACATAATTGAATTGGAGTGTCATCCTTGTTTAAATCATTTGTAGTCCTTTTTCATGAATTGCCTATTAATGAATTTTTGTGTGTATCTGACTACTGACACTGTTCCATACTGATATTAATGATTGAGGTACACACTAATTATCCTTATTACCCTGTGTTTGGAATACTGTTTTTCCtgcttatgatttatttttttaattttttaaataatgtgaagAATATTTTGTGGCATGgacaaatatttatacatttgcaTAATTAATTCCATCAATATTTTTTGCCTCTATATCTTGaatttgtctaactcaatgtTGTCAAAATATTCTTCACATTTTCAACACTCAATTTGTTGTCTTTACATTTTATGCTTACATTTTCCTTTGATATATAGAGATAAGCAgggattatattttaattatttttctagattgtcATTATTTTAGATGCATAATTATTTTTCCCCATGGCTTTGATATCCTAACTTTGTAAATATGGCATGTGTTTGCATCAAATTCATTCCTCCACTAGCATCTATTGATGTCTTTATTCATGTGCCATTTAACACACAATGTAACTGTATATTTGATTTAGAATATACTTTACTATTTTAAAAGCCTAGAATTACTTCACTGCTAATTTTTTTATCAGAACTATGTCTATTTttgcatatttgcattttaaaattaaatttcagtaaGCTAATCTGGTAAAAACTACATTGAGTTAGTATTTTGAGTAATATTTGATTGAGAAAGCATTTGTATCTTCAGAGAATTGAGAATTCCTATCCACAAACTAAATGGTATCAGATTCACAGATTGTAATGAATATTTATGCCACCTATTTGTGTTCATGTTGCATACATCTTATTCAAGGATATGTGAATTCAAAAATCTCTTGgtatgaaaaatatttgcatCTGGTAATTGGATGAGGGAACATGATTTTCCTGAATTGAGTTCTGGTTGTTCAGTTCAGGCCTCTGTTCACCAGacctacattattattattattattattattattatcattgtcaCCTTAGTCTGCatgggttgccataacaaaatactatagaTTGTGGAGCTtagacaacagacatttatttgccCATAGTTCTGCAAGCTGatatccaagatcaaggtgatatctaggttggtttctggtgaatcctctcttcctcccttgcATTGGACACCTTCTCACTCTGTCCTTGCATGGCCTTTCTTCTGTGCACTTGTGCAAGAGAAAGCTCTTTTCCCCTTCCACTTCTTATAAGGATGCCGGTTCTATCAGATTAGGACCCACCCTTATGATCTCAAGGAATATGAGCTATTTCAGTCCCCATTTCAAGGTTTCCAAGCCTAGGTACAAGATGTAGGAGTGAATAAACTTTTTAGATGATCTCAGTCTGACAATTTCTAACTGCAGTCATGAGAGAGGTGGAGACAGAAGTATTCAGCTGAATGGATCAAATTCTTGACCCACTGAAATAATCTAATATAATAGAGTGAATAgtggtactttatttttttaaattaatttttctagttggatgctaattactttacaatattgtagtggtttttgccatacattgacatgagtcagctgtgggtgtacatgtgttccccatcccactcctctgggtcatcccagtgcaccagccctgagcaccttgtctcatgcatggaacctggactgacgatctggttcacatatgataatatatgttttaatcttattatctcagatcatcccaccctcgccttctcccacagagtccaaaagactgttctatacatttgtgtctcttttgctgtcttgcatatagggttattgttaccgtctttctaaattccatatatatgcgttagtatactgtattggtgtttttctttctgggttacttcactctgtacaataggctctagtttcatccatctcatcagaaccgattcaaatgaattcttcttaacagctgagtaatattccatggtgtatatgtaccacagcttccttatccattcgtctgctgatgggcatctaggttgcctccatgtccttgctgttataaacagtgctgcaatgaacattggggtgcacgtgtctctttcagatctggtttcctcggcgtgtatgcccaggagtgggattgctaggtcatatggcagttctatttccagttttttaagaaatttccacactgttctccatagtggctgtactagtttgcattcccaccaacagtgtaagagggttcccttttctcctcaccctctccagcatttactgtttgtagatttttggatagcagccattctgactggtgtgaagtgatacctcactgtggttttgatttgcatttctctgataatgagtgatgttgagcatcttttcatgtgtttgttagccatctgtatgtgttctttggcgAAATGTCTGTTTCGTTCTTTGGCCCATCTTTTGATTggctcatttacttttctggaattgaagaGTAGGATTTCCTTGTATATTGTtgtgattaattctttgtcagttgcttcatttgatattattttctcccattccgtaggctgtcttttcactttgcttatagtttccttcattgtgcaaaagcttttaagtttcattaggtcccatttgtttgtttttgcttttatttccattactctgggaggtgggtcatagaggatcttgctgtgatttatgtcggagagtgttttgcctatgctttcctctaggagctttatagtttctggtcttacgtttagatctttaatccattttagaaATATGGAGTGCTTCACGagtttgcatgtcatccttgcgcaggggccatgctaatcttctctacATCATTCCAATGTTAGTATACGTGCTGCCAAAGCAAGCACTATTGGTGTTTAAATAGTGAATTTTTTCAGGTATCACAACAGTATCTGAAACACTCTAGTAATTTAGACACTGTGGTACTGGCTCATGGATATGTACACTGCTTGAACAAAAGAGAAAGCTAAGAAATAGAATAGTAGATATACAGATTTTTGTGTCTGGAAGTAATGATGTTGCAGGGTATTGGGAGACAGAATGGTTATTCAATATATGTACTgggaaaatttctttattttttgccacATGGCACATGGGGTTTTCGTTCctcacccagggtttgaacctgcacccctgcattggaagcactccactagactgccagggaagtccctatttatcCTTATGATAGGAAAGTGTATTTTCATGTCACACTATACTTTAAAGAGTATAGTCTATGTGGGTTATCTATgtaaatgtgaaataaataactttaaaatgtttaaagataatTATCTTTATAAACTTGAGCCAGGGAAGGACTTTGAGAAGTACATGCAGAGAACTTTCATCCCGAATCTAGTTTCCATATTTCTACATGATTGAACAGGTGGTTAATCCTTGATCCCAAcgatgttcactgcagtatccAGGTGTGAACTCCCCCTATTTTCATAATTTGGAAGTGTGTAATACAGTgaattagcttccctggtggctcagatggtaaagtgtctgcctgcaacacgggagacccgggttcaattcctgggctgggaagatcccctggaaaaggaaatggcaaccaactccagtacccttgcctggaaaattccatggactgaggagcccaataggttacagtccacggggtcacaaagagtcggacacgactgagcaacttcacttcagcTAATATAGTGAATTAAATATTCCTTTCTCAGTTCCTTCATAGAAAGGTTGGAATGAAGACTTACATCACCTATGTGTGGTCATATTGCAAACATCTTATTCCATAATACATGAAGACTCCTTCATTCAAAAGTCTCTAGATCTggaaaaaaattgtgtgtgtatgctcagtcatgtctgcctctttgcaattccatggactgtagctgctctgtccgtggaatttccaggcaagaatactggaatgggttgccattttctactccagctttttcactctcctctttcactttcatcaagaggctcttcttctctttctgccataa
This genomic interval carries:
- the LOC136175310 gene encoding olfactory receptor 4A47-like; this encodes MEPRSNVTYFILSGLTQKPKEQKVLFVLFLFFYVFTVVGNLLIVATVAVSKTLNSPMYFFLASLSFIDLVYSSSASPRLISDLFFGENTISFESCMTQLFTEHFLGGSEISLLLVMAYDRYVAICKPLHYLVIMRQRVCVALLLASFVGGFLHSIIQVGTVYGLPFCGPNVIDHFMCDMFPLLKLVCTDIFAIGILEVANGGLSSAIVFLLLLVSYGVILRSLKNLSQEGRRKALQTCGSHITVVVCFFVPCIFMYARPAKTFPIDKSLSVFYTVISPMLNPLIYSLRSSEIMNAIKNLWTKKVRSSSK